A stretch of Calditrichota bacterium DNA encodes these proteins:
- a CDS encoding GNAT family N-acetyltransferase, with protein sequence MKKRIKYRIATLDDLPAMEKIGDHLFDNPIKPDRAKEFLNDPRHHLVLAFNGENIVGMASAFHYVHPDKDPELFINEVGVIDEFQNQSIGRTLVKIILEEGKKLNCTGAWIGTEVSNIAAQKCYKSAGGVEDEENFILINFKKL encoded by the coding sequence ATGAAAAAAAGAATAAAATATAGAATAGCAACCCTCGATGATCTCCCGGCAATGGAAAAAATTGGGGATCACTTGTTTGATAATCCTATTAAACCGGATCGTGCCAAGGAGTTTTTAAATGATCCTCGCCACCATTTGGTTTTAGCATTTAACGGTGAAAATATTGTGGGGATGGCTTCTGCTTTTCATTATGTTCACCCAGACAAGGATCCGGAGCTCTTCATTAATGAAGTGGGGGTAATTGATGAATTTCAAAATCAGAGTATTGGACGAACCCTAGTAAAAATAATCCTTGAAGAAGGAAAAAAGCTAAACTGCACCGGAGCCTGGATAGGAACAGAGGTATCCAATATTGCCGCACAAAAATGTTATAAATCAGCCGGAGGAGTTGAAGACGAAGAGAATTTCATTCTTATAAATTTTAAAAAATTGTAA
- a CDS encoding GntR family transcriptional regulator, whose translation MEIIIDIEDATPLFEQLIAQIKEAVIKGNIKPGAPLPSIRQLANDLNLNSKTVAKAYRLLERDSVIQAKGYRGTFIHPDAVANSTVNLKEWVETRLAEIILSFREAGVTDSEIRIAFGNVMNKRKI comes from the coding sequence ATGGAAATAATAATAGATATTGAAGACGCAACACCTTTGTTTGAACAACTGATCGCACAAATTAAAGAAGCGGTTATTAAAGGAAATATAAAACCTGGTGCGCCTCTGCCATCAATCAGGCAGCTGGCTAATGATCTTAACCTTAACAGCAAGACAGTGGCCAAAGCATACCGGCTGTTAGAACGGGATTCCGTGATTCAGGCCAAAGGCTATCGTGGCACTTTTATCCATCCGGATGCGGTTGCCAATAGCACTGTTAATTTAAAGGAATGGGTAGAAACCCGGTTAGCAGAAATAATTTTATCCTTTAGAGAAGCAGGCGTTACGGATTCGGAAATCCGTATTGCTTTTGGCAATGTTATGAATAAAAGAAAAATTTAA
- a CDS encoding glyoxalase produces MKRIVPNISSNQFEISKQFYIDFLGLKLVMDMDWILTFASESNPTAQISIVKEEKIHTKNSDIMISIEISDVDIVYDKARSLGLKIIYPITNEPWGVRRFFVKDPNGATINLLSHVHI; encoded by the coding sequence ATAAAAAGAATTGTTCCAAACATTAGTTCAAATCAATTTGAAATAAGTAAACAATTTTATATCGACTTTCTCGGGTTAAAATTAGTAATGGATATGGATTGGATTTTGACATTTGCATCTGAATCAAATCCGACTGCACAAATTTCTATTGTCAAAGAAGAAAAAATCCACACTAAAAATTCCGATATTATGATTTCTATCGAAATATCTGACGTAGACATAGTTTATGATAAAGCCAGGTCTTTAGGTTTGAAAATAATATATCCAATAACGAATGAGCCTTGGGGAGTAAGGCGATTTTTTGTTAAAGACCCAAATGGCGCAACTATAAATCTACTAAGCCATGTTCACATATAA
- a CDS encoding DUF3224 domain-containing protein has translation MKVSGIFEVILKPLDFSSPGIEGVNLGRMSIDKTFSGELNATSKGEMISAMTPVKGSAGYVAIEQVTGSLEGKTCGFVLQHFATMANGENRLILEVVPNSGTGDLVGLSGKMSINIEDGKHFYEFEYTLSK, from the coding sequence ATGAAAGTTAGTGGAATATTTGAAGTAATCCTTAAACCATTAGATTTTAGCTCACCGGGAATCGAAGGAGTCAATCTGGGAAGAATGTCCATTGACAAAACTTTTTCTGGAGAATTGAACGCAACAAGTAAAGGTGAAATGATTAGTGCGATGACCCCGGTAAAAGGTTCAGCCGGATATGTAGCTATAGAACAAGTTACGGGAAGTTTAGAAGGGAAAACCTGTGGTTTTGTTTTACAACACTTTGCAACAATGGCCAATGGAGAAAACCGACTTATACTTGAAGTTGTGCCTAATTCAGGAACAGGTGATCTGGTTGGTTTATCCGGAAAAATGTCAATCAATATTGAAGATGGTAAACATTTTTATGAATTTGAATATACTCTGAGCAAATAA
- a CDS encoding DUF1801 domain-containing protein: MKSNATNVDQYLQEVPEKRVQAITKLRALCKEILVGYEESMIWKMPSYKKDQDVEVAFASQKQHICVYILKHEVMLNNKELLKGLNHGKGCIRFSNPDKIDYDVITKLLKESTKSEAGIC, translated from the coding sequence ATGAAAAGTAATGCGACCAACGTTGATCAGTATTTACAGGAAGTTCCGGAAAAAAGAGTACAAGCAATTACTAAATTACGAGCTTTATGTAAAGAAATATTAGTTGGCTATGAAGAAAGTATGATTTGGAAAATGCCATCCTACAAAAAAGATCAGGATGTGGAAGTGGCTTTTGCCAGCCAGAAACAACATATCTGTGTTTATATTTTAAAACACGAAGTCATGCTCAATAATAAAGAACTTTTAAAAGGATTAAATCACGGGAAAGGTTGCATCCGTTTTTCCAATCCCGATAAAATTGATTATGATGTCATTACAAAGCTGCTAAAGGAATCGACAAAATCTGAAGCAGGTATTTGCTAA
- the arsM gene encoding arsenite methyltransferase, with protein sequence MSSAADLKKIVQDKYAEIVTNDTSCCGPSSCGCGTEEVDYSAFSLDYTKMDGYVADADLQLGCGIPTEFAEIKAGETVVDLGSGAGNDVFVARQLAGESGKVIGIDMTPEMIEKANANKAKLGFENIDFKLGDIENLPLENDMSDVVVSNCVLNLVPDKEKAFNEINRVLKPGAHFCISDIVLEGEIPAGLKKSAEMYAGCVSGALQREEYLQIVKDAGFKDIEVKKSREIVLPDELLKTYLDDLQMEKYNKSGLGIYSITVVARIS encoded by the coding sequence ATGAGTAGTGCAGCAGATCTAAAAAAGATTGTACAAGATAAATATGCCGAAATCGTTACAAATGATACTTCATGTTGTGGACCATCCTCATGCGGCTGTGGAACTGAGGAGGTTGATTATTCAGCATTCAGCCTGGATTATACAAAAATGGATGGCTATGTGGCCGATGCTGATCTTCAGCTTGGTTGCGGAATTCCCACGGAGTTTGCAGAAATAAAAGCGGGTGAGACTGTCGTAGATTTAGGTTCTGGCGCCGGCAATGATGTTTTTGTGGCCAGACAATTAGCAGGTGAAAGTGGCAAAGTAATCGGCATAGACATGACACCGGAAATGATCGAAAAAGCAAATGCCAATAAAGCAAAGTTGGGTTTTGAAAATATCGACTTCAAATTAGGTGATATTGAAAATCTTCCTCTTGAAAATGATATGAGTGACGTGGTTGTCAGTAATTGCGTTCTCAATCTTGTGCCGGATAAGGAAAAAGCTTTTAATGAAATTAACCGCGTATTAAAGCCTGGTGCACATTTTTGCATCTCCGATATAGTTTTAGAAGGAGAAATTCCGGCGGGCTTAAAGAAATCAGCAGAGATGTATGCGGGCTGTGTTTCCGGGGCTTTGCAGCGAGAAGAATACTTGCAAATTGTTAAAGATGCCGGATTCAAAGATATTGAAGTAAAAAAATCCCGAGAAATAGTATTACCGGATGAGTTGTTAAAAACTTATCTTGATGATCTGCAAATGGAGAAATATAACAAAAGTGGTTTGGGTATTTATAGTATTACTGTGGTTGCAAGAATAAGCTAA
- a CDS encoding winged helix-turn-helix transcriptional regulator, which translates to MPVAKTETFEQIDTQLADIAKALSHPARISILRILNELNSCITGEIVDRLPLSQSTVSQHLKELKRVGLIKGEIEGPRTCYCLNEAIVEKTKAAFTKLFSTFKCC; encoded by the coding sequence ATGCCCGTTGCAAAAACAGAAACATTTGAACAAATCGATACACAGCTTGCTGATATAGCAAAAGCATTATCTCACCCGGCACGAATTAGTATTCTTAGGATCTTAAATGAATTGAATTCCTGCATTACCGGAGAGATTGTAGACAGGTTACCTTTGTCGCAATCCACAGTGAGCCAGCATTTAAAGGAGTTAAAACGTGTTGGACTTATAAAGGGAGAGATAGAAGGGCCACGTACATGCTATTGTTTGAATGAGGCAATTGTTGAAAAAACCAAAGCTGCTTTTACAAAACTTTTTTCAACTTTTAAATGTTGCTAA
- a CDS encoding diacylglycerol kinase family lipid kinase, giving the protein MKLLLIYNPESGGKRAAKILPEVKSYFEEKKIYVEVLITEYSWHGIELVKNANLAKYEGVIAAGGDGTLFETVNGYYQNSGANKPPLGLLPIGTGNAFGKELGLTSYQWQKAIDIISENKPKKIDSVRLTTEGKTYHYLNIMGIGFVADVGVSVEKIKSLGELSYLLGVLYQIAFLKSFKMILIMDGKTVQRDGIFVEIANTRYTGSTFIMAPDAKIDDGYLDIILANKASRGRIIKLLPTIFKGEHVLDEKVEVFKAKKIRIETDIPKVLIPDGELFGSTPIDVECLHKDVEFFWI; this is encoded by the coding sequence TTGAAGTTACTACTCATTTATAACCCAGAGTCGGGTGGAAAAAGAGCCGCAAAAATACTACCGGAAGTAAAATCCTACTTTGAAGAAAAAAAAATTTATGTTGAAGTTCTAATAACTGAATACAGCTGGCATGGAATTGAGCTGGTCAAAAATGCAAATCTTGCAAAATATGAAGGAGTTATTGCAGCAGGAGGAGATGGAACTTTATTTGAAACTGTTAATGGGTACTATCAAAACTCAGGTGCAAATAAGCCTCCACTCGGTTTACTGCCAATCGGGACGGGTAATGCATTTGGCAAAGAACTCGGTCTTACTTCATACCAGTGGCAAAAAGCTATCGATATTATTTCTGAAAACAAACCTAAGAAAATTGATTCTGTCCGATTAACTACAGAAGGGAAGACCTATCATTATTTGAATATTATGGGAATCGGTTTTGTAGCAGATGTTGGCGTATCCGTAGAAAAAATAAAATCACTTGGCGAACTTTCGTATTTGCTTGGGGTGCTTTACCAAATTGCTTTCTTAAAATCTTTTAAAATGATACTAATAATGGATGGAAAAACTGTTCAAAGAGACGGTATATTTGTGGAGATTGCCAACACACGATACACGGGTTCAACTTTTATTATGGCTCCAGATGCCAAAATTGACGATGGCTATCTTGACATTATTCTTGCAAATAAAGCTTCACGAGGTAGAATAATTAAACTATTGCCTACTATCTTTAAAGGTGAACATGTTCTTGATGAGAAGGTGGAAGTTTTTAAGGCGAAAAAAATCCGAATTGAAACAGATATTCCAAAAGTATTAATCCCTGATGGTGAACTTTTTGGCAGCACACCGATAGATGTTGAATGCCTTCACAAAGACGTGGAGTTTTTCTGGATTTGA
- a CDS encoding 1-acyl-sn-glycerol-3-phosphate acyltransferase, producing MKYVLSIFLWIIGGLYYTGFLLITLLLSFLLPVEKFDWLVKKMLRGLFRFIFFKIELEFLEKVDTSQSYIYMINHVSFFDIPLVGGFIPGFVRGIEASRQHKWPLYGWVMRRLGNIPVERENIYASIKSYTEAELFLQKGKSLIIFPEGGRTSDGELRPFKKLPFHLAKKTQKEIIPVAILDMFRVNNKTSLLINPGRIRLKFGEIIGINIINDMDTVSLRDYTKKKIKNLISEQ from the coding sequence ATGAAATATGTTTTATCCATATTTTTGTGGATTATTGGAGGCCTGTATTACACTGGTTTTTTACTGATTACACTTTTGCTTTCTTTTCTTTTGCCAGTCGAAAAATTTGATTGGCTTGTTAAGAAAATGCTTCGTGGATTATTTAGATTTATTTTCTTTAAAATAGAATTAGAATTCCTGGAAAAAGTAGATACCAGCCAATCTTACATTTATATGATCAATCATGTAAGCTTTTTTGATATTCCTTTGGTTGGTGGATTTATTCCAGGATTTGTGCGTGGGATTGAAGCATCGCGTCAGCATAAATGGCCATTGTATGGTTGGGTCATGCGGCGCTTAGGCAATATTCCGGTTGAGCGCGAAAATATTTATGCATCCATAAAAAGTTATACCGAAGCCGAATTATTCTTACAGAAAGGAAAATCATTAATTATTTTTCCTGAAGGTGGAAGAACAAGTGATGGAGAACTTAGACCGTTTAAAAAACTACCTTTTCACCTTGCAAAGAAGACTCAAAAAGAAATTATCCCGGTTGCAATTCTGGATATGTTTAGGGTAAATAATAAAACTTCATTATTAATCAATCCTGGAAGAATACGGTTAAAATTTGGTGAAATTATTGGTATTAATATTATTAATGACATGGATACGGTTAGTTTACGGGATTATACAAAAAAGAAAATTAAAAACTTAATATCAGAACAATGA
- a CDS encoding diacylglycerol kinase family lipid kinase, with amino-acid sequence MKLLLIYNLHAGHKKAGKIFNKIKTRFVEKGIELDVKLTEYRWHGIELVKNSDLQKYDGVIAAGGDGTLFEVINGYYQNRGSGKPPIGLLPMGTGNAFARDLDLRTFEWEKAINIICSGKTRKVDVAQFSTEGKIFYYLNILGLGFVADVGVTAHPLKFLGNFAYTVGVFYQMVFLKTFKIEIKLDGKNYERENIFVEISNTRWTGSTFLMAPEAEIDDGFLDVILLNKVSRRKLLRLFPTIFNGTHVNMDEVEAFKARKITIHSNIPKILAPDGELAGSTPVEIECLHQAIEVFCP; translated from the coding sequence TTGAAACTGCTTCTTATTTACAATCTTCATGCCGGGCATAAAAAAGCCGGAAAAATATTTAACAAAATTAAAACCAGGTTTGTGGAAAAAGGTATTGAGTTGGATGTAAAACTGACAGAATACCGCTGGCATGGTATTGAGCTTGTAAAGAACAGTGATCTGCAAAAATACGATGGTGTAATTGCGGCCGGCGGTGATGGAACCCTGTTTGAGGTGATCAATGGCTATTATCAAAACAGAGGTTCTGGAAAGCCTCCTATTGGACTCCTGCCCATGGGTACCGGAAATGCTTTTGCTCGTGATTTAGATCTCCGCACATTTGAGTGGGAAAAAGCAATTAACATCATTTGTTCAGGCAAAACACGTAAAGTAGATGTCGCCCAGTTTTCGACCGAAGGGAAAATATTTTATTATCTTAATATTCTTGGACTTGGTTTTGTTGCTGATGTTGGCGTTACTGCACATCCTCTTAAGTTTCTTGGAAATTTTGCCTACACAGTTGGGGTTTTTTATCAGATGGTATTTTTGAAAACTTTCAAAATTGAAATTAAACTTGATGGTAAAAATTATGAACGGGAAAACATATTTGTAGAAATATCAAATACCCGTTGGACAGGATCTACATTTTTAATGGCACCTGAGGCCGAAATTGATGATGGTTTTCTTGATGTGATTTTGCTAAATAAAGTTTCGCGGAGAAAACTTTTGCGCCTTTTCCCAACTATTTTTAACGGTACTCATGTAAATATGGATGAAGTTGAAGCATTCAAAGCCAGGAAAATAACCATCCATAGTAATATCCCCAAAATACTTGCACCCGATGGTGAATTAGCTGGTAGCACGCCGGTGGAAATTGAATGCCTGCACCAGGCTATCGAGGTTTTTTGTCCATGA
- a CDS encoding redox-sensing transcriptional repressor Rex, with product MQLPEKTIERLLLYKVLLLELKNLDRTNIHSHELAEIANNNSAQVRRDIMATGFTGIPAKGYQINDLINKIKETLNLNSKINMCLVGIGNLGSAIIHFFGEHNTRFELKAAFDTNPQKVNNTIAGCKTYKMDDLSSIIKQEKITLGIIATPASNAQQVANSLVENGIKGIFNFTSHPLQVPKTVKLNRLDITLQLEKLAFFSH from the coding sequence ATGCAGCTACCAGAAAAAACAATTGAACGGCTATTGCTTTATAAAGTATTGCTGTTGGAACTAAAAAACCTGGACAGAACAAATATTCATTCTCATGAGCTGGCAGAAATAGCAAATAACAACTCTGCGCAAGTACGTCGTGATATTATGGCTACAGGCTTTACCGGAATACCCGCCAAAGGCTATCAGATTAACGATCTTATTAATAAAATAAAAGAGACATTAAATCTTAATTCCAAGATAAATATGTGTCTGGTAGGAATTGGAAATTTAGGAAGTGCAATTATTCATTTCTTTGGAGAACATAATACCCGTTTTGAGTTAAAAGCCGCTTTTGATACAAATCCGCAAAAAGTAAATAATACAATTGCAGGCTGCAAAACATATAAAATGGATGATCTTTCCAGTATTATAAAACAAGAAAAAATAACTTTGGGGATTATTGCGACACCAGCTTCAAATGCTCAACAGGTTGCAAATAGTCTTGTCGAAAATGGTATAAAAGGAATTTTCAATTTTACATCACATCCTTTACAAGTACCGAAAACGGTTAAACTAAACCGCTTAGATATAACATTGCAATTAGAGAAGTTGGCTTTTTTTAGTCATTAA
- the nuoE gene encoding NADH-quinone oxidoreductase subunit NuoE, with amino-acid sequence MGTQLQNILDNNAGRGRESLIHILQEVQEQQGYLSQEAVIEIGAHLKLPTSKIYGVATFYNQFRFKPFGQYHIQVCRGTACHVKGSASVLNTLQQELKIKAGETTRDGLFSIEVVACIGACGLAPVISINGEFFAGVDNAATRKILKKYKRSAKKQEVENA; translated from the coding sequence ATGGGAACGCAACTACAAAATATTTTAGATAACAATGCAGGAAGAGGTAGAGAAAGTTTAATTCACATCCTTCAGGAAGTTCAGGAACAACAGGGTTATTTGTCACAGGAAGCTGTTATTGAAATTGGAGCCCATTTAAAATTACCAACAAGTAAAATTTATGGTGTTGCTACTTTTTACAATCAATTCCGGTTTAAACCATTTGGCCAATATCACATCCAGGTTTGCCGGGGAACAGCCTGCCATGTTAAAGGCTCTGCTTCAGTGCTTAATACCCTTCAGCAGGAATTAAAAATTAAAGCAGGAGAAACAACCCGGGACGGATTATTTAGCATTGAAGTTGTTGCATGCATTGGCGCCTGTGGTTTAGCACCGGTTATAAGTATTAATGGTGAGTTTTTTGCGGGCGTTGACAATGCTGCAACTCGTAAAATTCTAAAAAAATACAAAAGAAGTGCAAAAAAACAGGAGGTTGAAAATGCATAA
- a CDS encoding NADH-quinone oxidoreductase subunit NuoF, protein MHNFTPSAGRDNSLFDSIVHFSEPLKRVTQKKVNIFRREIIEKPVFYIGAGTCGLGAGADKTKKILIDYLQKNEIDADVIEVGCIGLCSAEPLVDIQIPGKTRLVYNNVTEDKIIAITEAALKGKITLENILAQHRNKNLTHWENIPFLDEHAFFRQQTRRVLKNCGINDPANINDYIANDGYKAFSKTLHTYKPEEVCEIVEQSGLRGRGGGGFLTGKKWKFALNTKADQKYMICNADEGDPGAFMDRAIIEGDPHSVLEGLAISAYAIGASKAYIYIRAEYPLAIERLIQAIDQAKNYGLLGKNILGKGFDFDIVIKKGAGAFVCGEETALIHSIEGKRGMPRPRPPFPAVKGLFGKPTVINNVETMANIAGIILNGAHWYKSIGTMDSRGTKVFALSGKVERTGLVEVAMGINIRDIIFDIGGGVENEGRFKAVQFGGPSGGCIPEQHLDIQIDYESLKTVGAMMGSGGMVVMDETTCMVDLAKYFMNFIQNESCGKCIPCREGTRQMLDVLENISSTKSDPLSRFKSVMYLPRLAEVIQETSLCGLGQSAPNPVLSTLRWFRHEYEEHIYERNCSAGVCQDMLTFAIDKIKCIGCMACARKCPNDAIIGDKKEAHFILDDKCIGCGVCKDVCRFDAVSVN, encoded by the coding sequence ATGCATAACTTTACACCTTCTGCGGGAAGAGATAATAGTCTTTTTGATAGCATTGTGCACTTTTCTGAACCTTTAAAAAGAGTAACTCAAAAAAAAGTAAATATTTTCCGTCGTGAAATTATTGAAAAACCAGTTTTTTATATAGGTGCAGGAACATGCGGACTTGGCGCGGGGGCTGATAAAACAAAGAAAATTTTGATAGACTATCTTCAAAAAAATGAAATTGACGCAGATGTAATTGAAGTTGGCTGCATTGGCCTTTGCTCTGCCGAACCACTTGTTGATATTCAGATTCCCGGAAAAACCCGCCTGGTTTACAACAATGTTACAGAAGATAAAATAATCGCTATAACCGAAGCGGCATTAAAAGGAAAAATTACCCTTGAAAACATTCTTGCCCAACACCGTAACAAAAACCTTACTCACTGGGAAAATATTCCATTTTTAGATGAGCATGCTTTTTTCAGACAGCAAACACGGCGTGTTCTTAAAAACTGTGGTATAAATGATCCGGCAAATATTAATGATTATATCGCCAATGATGGTTACAAGGCATTTTCCAAAACATTGCATACCTACAAGCCTGAAGAAGTATGTGAGATTGTTGAGCAAAGTGGTTTGCGCGGTCGTGGTGGCGGTGGTTTCCTGACAGGCAAAAAATGGAAATTTGCACTTAATACAAAAGCCGATCAAAAATATATGATTTGTAACGCGGATGAAGGCGATCCCGGCGCATTTATGGATCGTGCAATTATTGAAGGTGATCCGCACAGTGTCCTTGAGGGTTTGGCCATTTCTGCTTATGCCATTGGTGCAAGTAAAGCTTATATCTATATCCGGGCAGAGTATCCATTAGCAATAGAACGTTTGATTCAAGCTATTGATCAGGCAAAAAATTATGGCCTCCTGGGTAAAAACATTCTTGGTAAAGGATTTGATTTTGACATTGTGATTAAAAAAGGGGCCGGTGCTTTTGTTTGTGGTGAAGAAACAGCCTTAATTCACAGTATTGAAGGAAAACGTGGAATGCCAAGACCCAGACCGCCCTTTCCTGCTGTTAAGGGATTATTTGGAAAACCAACAGTGATCAACAATGTTGAAACAATGGCCAATATTGCCGGCATTATTCTTAATGGCGCCCATTGGTATAAAAGTATTGGCACTATGGACAGCCGCGGTACAAAAGTTTTTGCTCTATCAGGAAAAGTAGAACGCACGGGCCTGGTTGAAGTCGCCATGGGCATTAATATCCGCGATATAATTTTTGATATTGGTGGCGGAGTAGAAAATGAAGGCCGTTTTAAAGCTGTTCAATTTGGCGGCCCTTCCGGCGGATGTATTCCTGAACAACACCTTGATATTCAAATTGATTATGAATCTTTAAAAACAGTCGGTGCCATGATGGGATCTGGCGGGATGGTTGTTATGGATGAAACAACCTGCATGGTCGATCTTGCTAAATATTTTATGAACTTTATTCAAAATGAAAGCTGCGGAAAATGTATCCCATGCCGGGAAGGCACACGGCAGATGCTTGATGTTTTGGAAAATATTTCCAGTACAAAAAGCGATCCGTTATCCCGTTTTAAAAGTGTTATGTACCTGCCTCGTTTAGCTGAAGTAATTCAGGAAACAAGTTTATGTGGATTGGGCCAATCGGCACCCAATCCTGTACTAAGTACCTTGCGCTGGTTCCGCCACGAATACGAAGAACATATCTACGAAAGGAATTGTTCTGCCGGTGTCTGCCAGGATATGTTAACTTTTGCAATTGATAAAATTAAATGTATCGGCTGTATGGCTTGTGCACGGAAATGCCCGAATGATGCAATAATTGGTGATAAAAAGGAAGCTCATTTCATCCTTGATGATAAATGTATCGGTTGTGGTGTTTGTAAAGATGTTTGCCGCTTTGACGCGGTTTCTGTTAACTGA
- a CDS encoding 4Fe-4S binding protein has product MFEIEVNGQKIEAIPGETVLSSLERSGISVPTLCHIKDMIPSGACRICSVEVEGQKSLIPSCSYPVYEGMKIKTNSPRAIRARKTIVELLQANHPDDCLYCVRNTDCELQSLSAQHGIREKRYIAEPCKHPTDVSSSAIIREQDKCILCGKCVRVCEEVVGVGAIDFVNRGSKTIIAPAFEQGMNVSSCINCGQCVVVCPTGALREKSHIKEVTNALQDPEKIVVIQHAPAISVTIAEELGLQDAKEADKIMVNALRKLGFDRVFDTSFSADLTIMEEASELVQRIQSGGTLPMMTSCSPGWVKYMEQSHPELLDNVSTCKSPQQMLGAIIKSYYAQKEGIDPKNIYSVAVMPCTAKKFEAGRPELGSNGLSDLDAVLTTRELIRMFKMFGVQYNSLVAAEPDLPFGERSSAGKLFGGTGGVMEAALRTAHKMITGNEMDELVVKQVRGLCAFKETKIKIGDMELGIAVANGIKNAKKILQEIKDGRDDIHFIEVMTCNGGCIGGGGQPCNTNMDNIKTRLKSLYQIDTNAPVRTSHGNKAIKELYDDFLGEPLGEKSHELLHTHYSARDVLL; this is encoded by the coding sequence ATGTTTGAAATTGAAGTGAATGGACAAAAAATAGAGGCTATTCCCGGGGAAACAGTTTTATCGTCTTTAGAACGCTCAGGAATTTCTGTTCCAACCCTGTGCCATATTAAAGATATGATTCCAAGTGGTGCCTGCCGTATTTGTTCAGTTGAAGTGGAAGGACAAAAAAGTTTAATACCAAGCTGCTCGTATCCTGTTTATGAAGGAATGAAAATAAAAACAAATTCTCCACGTGCAATAAGGGCACGTAAAACTATTGTGGAGCTTTTACAAGCCAATCACCCTGATGATTGTTTGTATTGCGTTCGTAATACGGATTGTGAACTCCAGTCATTATCCGCCCAACATGGCATTCGTGAAAAACGTTATATCGCTGAACCATGTAAACACCCAACTGATGTTTCGTCTTCAGCCATAATCCGCGAACAGGATAAATGTATTTTGTGCGGCAAGTGTGTGCGTGTTTGTGAAGAAGTGGTTGGTGTCGGGGCAATTGATTTTGTTAACCGTGGCAGCAAAACCATTATCGCGCCTGCCTTTGAGCAAGGGATGAATGTCTCCAGTTGTATTAATTGCGGCCAATGTGTGGTTGTTTGCCCAACCGGTGCCCTGCGTGAAAAAAGCCATATAAAAGAAGTTACAAATGCTCTTCAGGATCCTGAAAAAATTGTAGTTATACAGCATGCCCCGGCAATCTCAGTTACAATTGCAGAAGAACTTGGCCTGCAGGATGCAAAAGAAGCAGACAAAATTATGGTGAATGCATTAAGAAAACTTGGCTTTGACAGGGTTTTTGATACCTCATTCTCAGCCGATTTAACCATTATGGAAGAAGCCTCTGAGCTGGTGCAGCGTATCCAAAGCGGTGGCACTTTACCAATGATGACCAGTTGCTCTCCGGGCTGGGTAAAATATATGGAGCAGTCTCATCCGGAATTATTGGACAATGTATCTACATGTAAAAGTCCACAGCAAATGCTTGGTGCAATTATAAAAAGCTATTATGCGCAAAAAGAAGGCATCGATCCTAAAAATATTTACAGTGTTGCAGTTATGCCCTGCACCGCCAAAAAATTTGAAGCCGGTCGCCCGGAACTTGGTTCGAATGGTTTATCCGACCTGGATGCAGTTTTAACAACCCGTGAGCTAATCCGCATGTTTAAAATGTTTGGGGTTCAATATAATTCTTTGGTTGCAGCTGAACCCGATTTGCCATTTGGCGAACGAAGCAGTGCCGGAAAACTATTTGGCGGAACCGGTGGTGTTATGGAAGCTGCATTGCGAACAGCACATAAAATGATTACCGGAAATGAGATGGACGAACTGGTTGTAAAGCAGGTTCGCGGACTTTGTGCATTTAAAGAAACAAAAATAAAAATTGGCGACATGGAACTTGGCATCGCTGTGGCAAATGGTATTAAGAATGCAAAAAAAATCCTCCAGGAAATAAAAGATGGCAGAGATGATATCCATTTTATTGAAGTAATGACCTGCAATGGCGGATGCATCGGCGGCGGCGGCCAACCTTGCAACACCAACATGGATAACATCAAAACGCGGCTTAAATCACTTTATCAAATTGATACAAATGCGCCTGTCCGAACATCACATGGAAATAAAGCAATAAAAGAATTATATGATGATTTTCTTGGTGAGCCTTTGGGTGAAAAAAGCCATGAATTGCTTCACACTCATTACTCAGCCCGTGACGTTTTACTTTAA